The genome window GCCCCAAATCTTTTTACACATTAATAGACTGAAAAGTGAATATTGAAGAGTAAATGTGATTGGTGCACAACACTGTCCATCACCTGTACTGACCAATGAACTTGTTCTCAGCAGGCAGGTGGAGGTCGGGGTTGAGGTCAAAGTCTCCGGCCCAGCGCCGTGCCCACTCCTCAGGGAGGTCTGCCAGTACAGAACAggacactcagtcagtcacagaCCAACACACCACATGAACATCACACACTATCTTAATCATGTCACGAAATGAGCCGCTGAATATACGGCCACAGAGAATATAGATTTcaggaaaaaaaaacaatttaatccattttaaaataaggctgtaatgtaacaaaatgtggaaaaagtcaaatgtGTCTGAtgactttccaaatgcactgtaaacctactttgcagttaacatttaatttAGAAGGTTGAGGGAAAagcctttgtctgtctgtctacccagaAGACGGTTATCTTTAACGCTAACTGGCAACGTATGTgccacacagacaaacagggaaATATTGCTGGAAATTAATTGGCAGATGGCATAAAAAGCCAAATGTCACACTAATTGTGGCCAAACAGGTGTGGGATAACGTCAATGTGAATTTAATTGGATCTTGAGGTGTCTGTGACGTGTGAGATTTGTTTGTGGTGGAACACGTGGGGGAAAAACACACGCactttcagaattgtttggcGAGTTACTCATAGGTGGTACTGGAAGCTCGCAATTGACCTGTTGCACAACCCCCTGCTCTAGGATGGTGTTATATACCAAGCTAACATATAAATTGTTTAAAGATATTCATACAATGGAGCATTTAGCCATTTGATAGGACCCCTGGAGGTAAACATGCCTGGGTGAGCAGAAATAATAACAGAAAGCATGGGCATGGATCACAACATAAATGGCAGACGTCGTCAGCAATGGAATAATTATACAGACAAAGTAGGCCTACTAAACAACGGCAAGTAGACAGATAAAAACGACCGCATTGGCCTCAGCAAAGTCTACAGAAAATACCTTGACTGAACTACAATGACTAGCTATGGATTCTGACTCATACGTGTTCGGAGAAGGGCAGACTTGTGCCCTGAGACTAGTGGCGGTGCGAGTGTCTGGGGAGGTTATTTTGAGCACACATGGCTTGAGTGAAAGAGAGTTGCGTGCTGGCAGCTGAAAATTGCTTTATTCTGATCAcggaataaaaatatataaaaaatacgtTTGTCATAATCGTATTTGGAAAAATCTCCAAATCCGTTATGATACTCGTTTTGTAAGAGTACTCGGCACGTCCCTACAGCACTGTAAGAAGAATCATTTAAAGGTAATATCTTGTTATGATGACAATAACAGCTATTGTAGGTCCAATTCAGCAAATCTCACTAAGCAAATCCTGGGCCGGTATTCAGTGTCTCAGAGTagtgcagatctaggatcaggttggCCTTTTAGATCAAAATGAATGGAAAAGCggcacctgatcctagatcagcactcctaatcAGAGACACTTGCTCTTACCCTCGATGCTGTAGTTGGTGCCGAACCACTTCTCCTTGTGGGAGCAGTAGCCCTCGTGCTCCGGGGACAGCAGTAGCAGGTTGGCCCTCTCTGGGGTAAGCAGGGCCAGGGCCAAGGAGATCACCTGTAGAGGACAGCATTACAGTTGCAGTAGACTTTGGTATGGGCAATTGTTATGACAATAGTGTGGGGTGACCTAACTTTTTAGGGCCTGCAACAGTACAAAGAGTGTCCAGAAATGAGCCATTACAGATTAACTAGGAATGATCCAATGACGACTTGGTGAGACAAACAGGCAGTACCTCTGGGTTATACTCAAACATGAGCTGGTCTCCAGTCAGGAAGTCCTCTTTGGGGAAGAGCTGCATGTTCTCACAGATGTTCTCCACGTACTCTATGGGGTCGGTCTGTGGTGGGACAGAAGTTCGTACAGAGACCTCAGTCACTTATGACATGCTTATGATGCGTTATGTCATGGCAATGACAGCTTAAAGTCAGCTTCGCCACAGAGGGTTAGACCGGGAAGTGTGACTGTACCTGCTCCTGGTAGTGGAACTCATTGGCTTCGATCTTCTGGATTTCTTCATAGATCCTCTGCTGTGGACCCAGAGTCTGCAGCATCTTCATATACTGGAACACTAGATGAACCACCTGTACAGGGAAAACGGCTGCACTTTACattcagactgtgtgtgtcaTCACACatgggcgtgtgtgtgtatataagtttttgcacagtgtgtgtgtgtgtcatcacacATTGGCACGTGTGGGTTTGTgtttttgcatgtgtgtgtgcgtgtgcgtctgtgtgtctgtgtgtgcgcgccAGTTGACCTGATGAAAGTTCTGGAATCCTTCATCAGTGAGCGTGATGGATATGGAAAAGATGGAGTAGGTGGTGTTCTGGTCAAAGCCTGTCTCACTGTTCCCTCCAAACAGAGCCAGGGCCCAGCACTTCTTCCGGAGCAAGGATAGGATGCTGCCGGCGCCTTCGTGCCCAATCAACCAGGAGATATAGTGCAGGGGCTTCACCCTACACGGAGACACGAAGACAAACCAAGCAGTTTGTGTGGAGCGCAGGATAATTGTGAGGTGGAAATATAAGCTAAATTAGTCTATGAACGGTTCAACAGGTGAGGGTGCCATTGTTGAGGGGGGCTTACCTGTACTGCTTGCCCTGAGGAGGTAACGCCCAGGTGACTGTCAGAGCATGCACCTTCCTCACAGGAACAACTGCCACACACACATGATTGAAATTGAGGAATTGGTACAGTCAGTAAGTAAGCACAGGTTGATAAAATGACATGTATGAATGTTAGTTTAAAGCCTGTGTACTTCTGTAGAGCTTGTTGAAGGTTGGTGTGTCGAACGGGTCCTGGAGGTCAGAGAAGTCAGGCCTCGGTTGGGCGCTGCAAAAAAGTGACAGAGTGAGCGAGCGCGAGTATGTTTGACAGCATGTATGTGGCCGTGTGCACTTACTTGTTGGGCACCTTGCTGAAGACCTCTCTAACCCATTCCTCCAGTGTGTTCAATGTCTCTGATGGACAGATAAGGACAGTTGAGTCAAGTTGATTTCAACAGATCGACTACAATCGCCATTAATTTCAGTAGACGGACCACAATCCTCATTAATTTCAGTAGACTGACTACAATTCCTATTCACTTCAGTAGAGTAGGGATCCTTTGTGTCTGGCTAGCTACCTTTGGACTGCACTGTGAGGGTCATGTAGTGAGCAGAGTAGTATCTCTTCCAGAAGTCTCGGAGACGCTGGTAGGTGTTGATCTGCTTCTCTCTGGGCTCGTGCTTCAGGGTCTGAGCATTtcctgggggagacagaggacaggacgAGGACATATGTTATTACACCTTTAATTAACGTTTTAACATAGTGTAATAACTTGAATGACTGAAATAACTGTTATTCCGCATTATTAACCGTGCAGATAGACATTAACATCCATAAGCAAGTAATAAAAGCTCACCGTGCACATATTTAAAAGGCAGACATCACTTGACGATCACAGAGACATTTACAAGCAGGAAAGTGCAAATGAAAATGCATCTAACTATTTGTTTTACAAGCAGGACAAAGTAGAATTAGAATGTTTGTCGAACAACGGAAGCCTTTGGTACCTGGGTAGCATTTGCGATGGAGGAGAGATAATTGGGAAATGACAGCCAATGTGTGTATCCTTACCCCAGCAGAACTTGCCCATGGGGTGCTTGGGCCTGGCCAGGCTTCCGAACAGCATCTCCTTGCGGTGGGAGTCTGATGGACGAGCCAGTTGGTACTCTGCACATCAAAGGGAGAGGCATGGACAATCCATTAGAGGAGTGAGAGTGGGAACTGTGACTGAGGCTGGGGCATGGAAAAAGGCTGTGGTATTCAACATTGGAAGGGTCTCAGTTGTCTGCACTGGTCTCTCTTCGTCTTGAGTCCTTCATTCATGCTGACCAGCTGTGTGAAACCAATCTGAGCAGATGAAGGAGCAAGGGGGAGGCTtctttagactattgagatgcggCCGTGGTTTCCTCTTACTATTCCCCGACTCACCACTGTCCACTGCTTCCACCTCTCTGTCGATGGCGTCCTCGATCATCAGCGGGCAGATGAAGAACTGGGCCCATCTGGGGATTgggagagatcatccaatgacAAACTGCACACCTCGTATTCATTAGGCACGAAACGGAAGGACACGTTTTGAAACAGAGAGTAAACTTGTCCAATAATAAATACTTATTTTAATTTTCCATTGCAAAAGTTTTTGAACAGTGTGCACTATTGTAAACGACCCTGGACAAGTTAGATTTAGGTCCACTTTTGAGGCATGAAAACAGCTAACAAAAGGTTGGTTTGGGGCTGAACTGCTCCTTTGAGGCTTGCTTGGCTCACCTGTCAAGAGCCTCGCGGAAGTACTTCCTCTGGACGTCAAACTGGAAGATGGTCCGCTCACAGTCGGTGGAGGCATTGTCGCTTCCGCCGTGCTTCTTCAGGAAGGCATCGAAACCGTTCTCAGCGGGGTACTTCTCACTGCCCATGAACACcactgagagaaaagagaggaaaagagtgagggagtgagagagagagagtgcaaagagagagagagatagtcaagAGATTTGAGGGAAGACCAGgtaaagaaatagagagaaacagacagacgtgTTGTTTAGAGGTAGTGTTCCAATGTAGTGTTAGATTGAGAATGTGCACCATTTTCTGTAGCGCTACAGTACACAAGGTCCCCTGGAAAAAGAACTCACTGTGCTCAAGGAAATGGGCCAGGCCTGGAAGGTCCTCCGGGTCACTGAAGCTCCCCACACTGATACAGAGAGCAGCTGCAGACTTGGAGACACGGGAGGGATGAGTACACacattaaaaaacacacacacaacatgcacgAGCATGCAAGCACACACTTTTTCATTTGATAAATTCCATCAGTCCCCACACTTTATCACACTATCCTAGAGTGAACTAGCTGGTTGCATAGCACCCTTGTGGCTATGCTCCCTCTGTGAGCTGTTGGATCACTCATCTGAAAGCATTAGCCTAGTATTGTGCTATAGGGAAACCAACCTGTTTCTCTGAACTCCCCTTCTTCTGTTTCCCTTCTTGCTCCTCATCTAGCTCCTCAAAGTCACTGTCGTGCTCTTCTTCCGcatcctcgtcctcctcttctgtgCCCTCCCCTGAATCCCCCTCTTCTTCcgcttcctctccacctcctgaTGCtccgtcctcttcctcctcctcctctccacaggCGTCCTTGCCGTCTGCCCCGCTAAAGTCTGAGATGAGGAGAACTCTCAGGCCATTGGTCAGCTCGATATACCTTCAGAGCGAGTAAAATAAATGAATATGATAAGCCAGTTCTACTTCAGTGAAACTGAAACATCACAACCTGGGACGGGTAGAGAAATTCGCACGCACTCTGATGATGCAGCTATTAATCTCGGTTAACCCTGAACTAGTATTGTGGAATTGGTCAGCTGCTCAATTAAGTTCTGGGTCCATACCAGTATGTTTCCGTAGATTTTTCAGAGGGAGATTACGCGTCTATATCGGAATTTAGAAATGTTCTTTATTTCAAGTTGGTCTTACCTGTACTTCTTAGGATCGCTGGGTGACTTGTTGATCTGGAGGTCTCCCTGGTCTTCTTCACCTCCTACCACTCCATCCCCCGCAGCCAGGTCCCTGGGCTCGGCTTGGGGTGGTGGCGGCTCACCATGGTCTGGTGCAGACACCTGCCCAGGGCCGCCTGCTGCAGAACTATTCACTTTACCCGTCTGAGGCATTCTCTCAGGAGCTGCAGGTTTCTCACTGCAATTGCACAACATGAAACCCTTCAGTATAAAGAGCCAAGAATGTGTGAAATTGAGCAAGCATCCGGAATCAACCCGTATCCCCCCACCCACTTATTCCTATATATCTGAGGGTGTGAGACCGGTTTAAgggactttggggggggggggggtcgccaCACTGCCTACACA of Oncorhynchus gorbuscha isolate QuinsamMale2020 ecotype Even-year linkage group LG15, OgorEven_v1.0, whole genome shotgun sequence contains these proteins:
- the nrd1b gene encoding nardilysin b; its protein translation is MPQTGKVNSSAAGGPGQVSAPDHGEPPPPQAEPRDLAAGDGVVGGEEDQGDLQINKSPSDPKKYRYIELTNGLRVLLISDFSGADGKDACGEEEEEEDGASGGGEEAEEEGDSGEGTEEEDEDAEEEHDSDFEELDEEQEGKQKKGSSEKQSAAALCISVGSFSDPEDLPGLAHFLEHMVFMGSEKYPAENGFDAFLKKHGGSDNASTDCERTIFQFDVQRKYFREALDRWAQFFICPLMIEDAIDREVEAVDSEYQLARPSDSHRKEMLFGSLARPKHPMGKFCWGNAQTLKHEPREKQINTYQRLRDFWKRYYSAHYMTLTVQSKETLNTLEEWVREVFSKVPNNAQPRPDFSDLQDPFDTPTFNKLYRIVPVRKVHALTVTWALPPQGKQYRVKPLHYISWLIGHEGAGSILSLLRKKCWALALFGGNSETGFDQNTTYSIFSISITLTDEGFQNFHQVVHLVFQYMKMLQTLGPQQRIYEEIQKIEANEFHYQEQTDPIEYVENICENMQLFPKEDFLTGDQLMFEYNPEVISLALALLTPERANLLLLSPEHEGYCSHKEKWFGTNYSIEDLPEEWARRWAGDFDLNPDLHLPAENKFIATDFTLKPSDCPDTEVPVRIVNNERGCLWFKKDNKFKIPKAYVRFNLLSPMIQKSPENLVLFDIFVNILAHNLAEPAYEADVAQLEYKLIAGEHGLVIRVKGFNHKLPLLLNLIVDHLADFTAEPGVFNMFAEQLKKTYFNILIKPERLGKDVRLLILEHCRWSVIQKYQAIMKGLTVEDLMTFVSGLKAQLYTEGLVQGNFTSTESMKFLQYFIDKLQFKRLSVEVPVLFRVVELPQKPHLCKVKSLNKGDANSEVTVYYQSGLKNLREHTLMELLVMHMEEPCFDFLRTKETLGYQVYPTCRNTSGVLGFSITVETQATKFNTDYVETKIEEFLVSFGEKMTNLTDEAFKTQVTALIKLKECEDTHLGEEVDRNWFEVVTQQYVFDRLNREIEALKLITKAELVSWFMEHRDTTSKKLSVHVVGFGEEENDQVGQSSCGPNPAGGEVDQDQALKTSSYGEVSKLTFLPASPMLADATLINDIRTFTSSLTLYPYHKILK